In the Candidatus Cloacimonas acidaminovorans str. Evry genome, one interval contains:
- a CDS encoding isoprenyl transferase → MAKQDYKELLNELDRNKLPVHIGFIMDGNGRWAKKRNRPHLYGHRAGVKALRQVVELGVELKLQYLTFYAFSTENWSRPESEVKGLLRLLKDQLKKEIPELMEQNIYAQFIGTTVGLEENYWKEVSSLVAQTHNNTGMVVNFAFNYGGRLEIIEGFKKFMTMHPEEWHKLTPEEFGNYLWTAGQPDPDLIIRTSGEKRLSNFLLWQSAYAELYITDTLWPDFDKVELIKALLDYTSRERRFGGRNE, encoded by the coding sequence ATGGCTAAACAGGATTATAAAGAATTGCTCAATGAACTGGATAGAAACAAGTTACCTGTTCATATAGGTTTCATTATGGATGGAAATGGAAGATGGGCAAAAAAAAGAAATAGACCCCATCTTTACGGTCACAGAGCAGGTGTGAAAGCATTAAGGCAAGTTGTAGAATTGGGAGTTGAGCTAAAACTTCAATATTTAACCTTCTATGCTTTTTCTACAGAGAACTGGAGCCGTCCGGAAAGCGAAGTAAAAGGTCTGTTAAGATTGCTTAAAGATCAGCTGAAAAAGGAAATTCCGGAACTGATGGAACAAAATATCTATGCTCAATTTATTGGTACTACTGTTGGCTTGGAAGAAAATTACTGGAAGGAAGTAAGTTCTCTGGTTGCTCAAACACATAATAACACAGGAATGGTCGTAAATTTTGCTTTCAACTATGGAGGTCGTCTGGAAATTATTGAGGGCTTCAAAAAGTTTATGACTATGCATCCTGAAGAATGGCATAAACTAACCCCTGAGGAATTTGGAAATTACCTTTGGACAGCTGGTCAGCCCGATCCGGATTTGATAATTAGAACCAGCGGAGAAAAACGTCTTTCCAATTTTTTGCTTTGGCAATCCGCTTATGCCGAACTCTATATTACAGATACATTGTGGCCTGATTTTGACAAAGTGGAACTGATAAAGGCGCTTTTAGATTATACTTCCCGGGAACGCAGGTTTGGGGGCAGGAATGAGTGA
- the prfB gene encoding peptide chain release factor 2 (programmed frameshift) — protein sequence MIEQISEIRGYFDSEPKKHLIMELEQKMNAPDFWEDQTQAKKISKQLSQLRDELEHLKKLDTVKGELETYLTLLDEDFNAELLAEAVSELPRIQSFIEKAEIECYLNDKYDHNDALLTIHSGAGGTESQDWAEMLLRMYAHWAEKNDYSFDIIDSLPGEEAGLKSVSVEIKGDYAYGMLKSEIGVHRLVRISPFNAQGKRQTSFASVFVYPEFDEDLEIEINPKDLKIDTFRASGAGGQYVNTTDSAVRITHLPTNITVTCQNERSQMQNREKAMSILKSRLYQYYEEQREKEKKNLENSKTEIGWGNQIRSYVFHPYQMIKDHRTNYETGNVDKVMNGDLNDFIYAWLKYNAHQRING from the exons ATGATAGAGCAAATTTCTGAAATTCGG GGTTACTTTGATTCCGAGCCAAAAAAGCATTTGATAATGGAACTGGAGCAAAAGATGAATGCTCCCGATTTTTGGGAAGATCAAACACAAGCCAAAAAAATAAGCAAACAGCTTTCTCAATTAAGAGATGAACTGGAGCATCTGAAAAAACTGGATACCGTTAAAGGTGAACTGGAGACATATCTTACCTTATTAGATGAAGATTTCAATGCCGAATTACTGGCAGAAGCGGTTTCTGAACTTCCCCGCATACAAAGTTTTATTGAAAAAGCTGAAATTGAATGCTATCTGAATGATAAATATGATCATAATGATGCACTGTTGACAATTCATTCTGGTGCAGGCGGAACAGAATCCCAGGACTGGGCTGAAATGCTTTTACGGATGTATGCTCATTGGGCAGAAAAAAATGACTATAGCTTTGATATTATTGATTCTCTACCAGGAGAAGAAGCAGGACTTAAAAGTGTAAGCGTTGAAATCAAAGGTGATTATGCTTACGGGATGTTAAAAAGTGAAATTGGTGTTCACCGTTTAGTGAGAATAAGTCCTTTCAACGCTCAAGGTAAAAGACAGACCTCTTTTGCCTCGGTTTTTGTGTATCCGGAATTTGATGAGGACCTGGAAATAGAGATTAATCCTAAGGACTTGAAAATAGATACTTTCCGTGCAAGTGGAGCAGGAGGACAATATGTTAATACAACTGATTCTGCAGTTAGGATAACACATTTACCTACAAATATAACAGTTACATGCCAAAATGAACGCAGTCAGATGCAAAATCGGGAAAAAGCAATGTCCATTTTGAAAAGCCGTTTATATCAATACTATGAGGAACAAAGGGAAAAAGAGAAAAAGAATCTGGAAAATAGCAAAACGGAAATTGGCTGGGGCAATCAAATTCGCAGTTATGTTTTCCATCCCTATCAGATGATTAAAGACCATAGAACAAATTATGAAACAGGTAATGTTGATAAGGTAATGAATGGCGATTTGAATGATTTTATTTATGCCTGGCTGAAATACAATGCACATCAGAGGATAAATGGCTAA
- a CDS encoding AgmX/PglI C-terminal domain-containing protein — MKKTKFGLLLGIGICAIIIVSCSAPETYSSKPVSQSTEQKTPEIEKVSKVVNYHQDKLQAIYKKHTYQNAMQGDLEFTLYITNEGQVQEVEVKALSGKFFSNFIDELKKEIFTWAFPKQDKIIYSFVVSFRKG, encoded by the coding sequence ATGAAAAAGACAAAATTCGGGTTGTTATTAGGCATAGGAATTTGTGCTATAATAATTGTATCCTGTTCTGCTCCTGAAACTTATTCTTCAAAACCGGTTTCTCAATCTACTGAACAGAAAACTCCGGAAATAGAAAAGGTCTCTAAGGTAGTAAATTACCACCAGGATAAGTTGCAGGCAATTTATAAAAAACATACTTACCAAAATGCAATGCAAGGCGATTTGGAATTTACACTTTATATTACTAATGAGGGGCAAGTTCAGGAAGTAGAAGTGAAAGCACTTTCCGGAAAGTTTTTCTCCAATTTTATTGATGAACTGAAGAAGGAAATTTTTACCTGGGCATTTCCTAAGCAGGATAAAATTATCTATAGTTTTGTGGTGAGTTTCCGAAAAGGGTGA
- a CDS encoding SGNH/GDSL hydrolase family protein — translation MPKNFIRPLIIVVLAVILVEILARVIPAVDNRFFPLKKLSWFESLKREKAVVSADTSFVQKAVAISNDLLPLKPFITKLNNPSANLRIAYYGDSIIEGDLITGKLRMELQSMHQGSGVGMVGITSIVAGFRQTIKHSFSRNWESISFMTPHKYDIPLGITGYTFIPRNYYVAEKVIEPLQLDSLAVLDSAQVASPEPQKENARFYVDYDPWVEYSASQVAGGASTFNRIRLFYSHSSDSSYVKVSYNGAPFILRHLQNQPGVQVLDLSPVTACKKIRLEFNAYDPIHLYGVSFDEPQGAYVDNYPIRGYSGMYFQRISSDILSGFQKHLHYDLIILQYGVNVSNYQIRDYSYYAKGMKKSIEHLQKALPGVPILLISAHDRCIKQGTEYVTSPDIPYLVSTQAKIAKETGCGFWNLFSAMGGLNSMPKYVNHQPPLAGKDYTHFTRAGADHIAEMLLAYLKGN, via the coding sequence ATGCCTAAAAATTTTATCAGACCACTTATAATAGTGGTTTTAGCGGTCATTTTAGTGGAAATTTTAGCTAGGGTTATTCCTGCTGTGGATAACCGTTTTTTCCCTTTAAAAAAGCTTTCTTGGTTTGAATCTCTGAAACGCGAGAAAGCAGTTGTCTCAGCAGATACCTCCTTTGTGCAAAAAGCGGTTGCTATTTCCAATGATTTATTACCGCTTAAGCCATTTATTACCAAACTCAATAATCCTTCGGCAAATTTACGGATTGCCTATTATGGAGATTCTATTATTGAAGGGGATTTAATAACCGGAAAACTGCGGATGGAACTTCAATCAATGCATCAAGGTTCCGGTGTAGGAATGGTAGGTATAACTTCAATTGTAGCAGGTTTCAGGCAAACCATCAAGCACAGTTTTTCCCGCAACTGGGAAAGCATTTCCTTTATGACTCCTCACAAATATGATATTCCTTTGGGAATTACAGGTTACACTTTTATTCCGCGTAATTATTATGTAGCGGAAAAGGTTATTGAGCCATTACAGCTTGATAGTTTAGCTGTTTTGGATTCCGCACAAGTAGCAAGCCCGGAACCGCAAAAAGAAAATGCCCGTTTTTATGTTGATTATGACCCTTGGGTGGAATATAGTGCATCTCAGGTAGCAGGAGGAGCTTCAACTTTCAATCGTATTCGTCTTTTTTACAGTCACAGTTCGGATAGCAGTTATGTAAAGGTCTCCTATAATGGAGCTCCCTTTATCTTGCGTCATTTACAAAATCAGCCCGGGGTTCAGGTTTTAGACCTCAGTCCTGTTACTGCCTGTAAAAAAATCCGGCTGGAATTTAATGCTTATGATCCTATTCATTTATATGGAGTTAGCTTTGACGAACCGCAAGGAGCTTATGTAGATAACTATCCCATTCGCGGTTATTCCGGAATGTATTTTCAGCGGATAAGTTCTGATATTTTATCCGGTTTTCAGAAGCACTTGCATTACGACCTTATCATCCTGCAATATGGAGTGAATGTTTCCAATTACCAAATTCGGGATTACAGCTATTACGCAAAGGGGATGAAAAAAAGCATAGAGCATCTTCAAAAAGCACTTCCCGGAGTTCCGATTTTACTTATCAGCGCACACGATAGATGCATTAAGCAGGGAACGGAGTATGTAACTTCTCCTGATATACCTTATCTGGTTTCAACTCAAGCCAAAATTGCCAAAGAAACAGGTTGTGGTTTCTGGAATTTATTTTCTGCAATGGGCGGGCTGAATTCTATGCCAAAATATGTAAATCATCAACCTCCTTTGGCAGGAAAGGATTACACTCATTTTACACGGGCAGGAGCTGATCATATTGCTGAAATGCTTCTTGCTTATCTGAAAGGAAATTAA
- a CDS encoding GDSL-type esterase/lipase family protein: MHIRRLLPFCILALACIFPVSESYAEENITTEDINELFSEEEYPSDMDTLEEFIQSYYLLLESNEYLKQYKFLNLEKNQFLGDKKALKPFYEKLLELRSGLRQTVTIYQIGDSHIQAGYFSGTARTSLQQYFGNAGRGLVFPLRLAGTNQPDDYRISASGYFNRLNSERGLSGYALKMADGLCLEIATNNFFRGDNSFNKLSLLTSLPGMETKVEFASAEPEKNAEKIGNYYYGRVYWKTDVSKVKLTLTGESSTLYGICLEKEQPGLLYHSCGINGAGFYNLLEQQILFEQIGLLNPDLIVISLGTNDAQGTFRGEVFTKNLNTFMYKLRQFNPETPVLFTLPPDSNKRGKHNSDLDKVDKIIIEYAKENQCAWWNMNEVMGGNNSIQKWRNQQMSAKDLLHFTPKGYMLQGYLFYQAFIKSYKSFSEQSG; the protein is encoded by the coding sequence GTGCATATCCGCCGTTTATTACCTTTTTGTATACTGGCACTGGCTTGTATCTTTCCGGTAAGCGAAAGTTATGCCGAAGAAAATATTACGACTGAAGATATCAATGAACTTTTCAGCGAAGAGGAATATCCTTCCGATATGGATACTCTGGAAGAATTTATTCAAAGCTATTATTTGCTTCTGGAAAGTAATGAATACCTAAAACAGTATAAATTTCTAAACCTGGAAAAAAATCAGTTTCTGGGAGATAAAAAAGCTCTAAAACCATTTTATGAAAAATTACTGGAACTGCGTAGTGGCTTAAGACAAACGGTTACTATCTATCAAATAGGCGATTCCCATATTCAAGCAGGATATTTTTCTGGAACTGCCAGAACTTCACTCCAACAATATTTCGGCAATGCAGGCAGGGGATTAGTTTTTCCTCTACGACTGGCAGGAACAAATCAACCGGATGACTATAGAATATCAGCCAGCGGATATTTCAACCGCTTAAATTCTGAACGCGGATTAAGCGGTTATGCTTTAAAAATGGCAGACGGTTTATGCCTGGAAATAGCTACCAACAATTTTTTCAGAGGAGATAACAGTTTTAATAAATTATCTCTGCTAACCTCGCTACCCGGAATGGAAACAAAAGTGGAGTTTGCTTCCGCTGAACCCGAAAAGAATGCCGAAAAAATAGGCAACTACTATTACGGCAGAGTTTACTGGAAAACAGATGTATCCAAAGTAAAACTTACATTAACCGGTGAATCCTCTACTTTATACGGAATTTGTTTGGAAAAAGAACAACCAGGATTGCTATATCACTCTTGTGGAATTAACGGAGCCGGTTTTTACAATCTGCTAGAGCAACAAATATTGTTTGAGCAAATAGGACTTTTAAACCCCGATTTAATCGTTATTTCTTTAGGAACAAATGATGCTCAGGGCACTTTTCGCGGAGAGGTCTTTACTAAAAACCTGAATACCTTTATGTATAAACTAAGGCAGTTCAATCCCGAAACACCAGTTCTTTTTACTCTTCCTCCGGATTCTAACAAGCGGGGAAAGCACAATAGCGATCTGGACAAGGTGGATAAAATTATCATTGAATATGCCAAAGAAAATCAATGTGCCTGGTGGAATATGAACGAAGTAATGGGCGGCAATAACAGTATCCAAAAATGGCGCAATCAACAAATGTCTGCCAAAGACCTTTTGCATTTTACCCCCAAGGGCTATATGTTGCAGGGCTATCTCTTCTATCAGGCATTTATTAAAAGTTATAAAAGTTTCAGCGAACAATCGGGATAA
- a CDS encoding MBOAT family O-acyltransferase — translation MPPLIQNILNSLVYDPQKPLLFHSTFFLFFFIVVLLFYPLVVNKVKVRTWYLMLASLYFYYKTSGSFIILLLITSLINFGLGAFIYNAQSKATKRFYLWLSVFWNLGSLGYFKYTNFIITTINQIFGGQLPLYDIFLPVGISFFTFQTWSYTLDIYFGKLKPLKSFVDFTFFVSFFPQLVAGPIVRASYFIPQIHKKLSLDKDTIAKALILIFSGLIKKGVIADYLSVNFVDRIFENPALFSGLENLLGVYAYALQIYCDFSGYSDIAIGLAALLGFSLPVNFLTPYRASSVTDFWRRWHISLSTWLRDYLYIPLGGNRKGKARQYLNLMITMLLGGLWHGASWNFVVWGGIHGLALVLDKMLLRLKIMQTKVMKVIGVIVTFHFVCFGWIFFRSPDFSRAGMMLNRIFTAFNGSIFWQWLTQYRICAILILTGFVFHWMPDSYNNALQKTLSKAPVILQSLLLAIVIWILFQFRSAEIQPFIYFQF, via the coding sequence ATGCCTCCCTTAATCCAAAATATCCTGAATAGTTTAGTTTACGACCCGCAAAAGCCATTGCTTTTCCACAGCACTTTCTTTCTGTTTTTCTTTATTGTGGTTTTGCTTTTCTATCCTCTGGTGGTGAACAAAGTTAAAGTCCGCACCTGGTATTTGATGTTGGCTTCTTTATATTTCTATTACAAAACCAGTGGTAGTTTCATAATTTTATTGCTTATTACTTCGCTCATCAATTTTGGTTTGGGTGCTTTTATTTACAATGCACAGAGTAAAGCCACCAAGCGTTTTTATTTGTGGCTTAGTGTTTTCTGGAATTTAGGTTCGCTGGGTTACTTCAAATACACCAATTTTATAATTACTACTATCAATCAAATTTTTGGTGGGCAACTTCCTCTTTATGATATTTTTTTACCTGTAGGCATTTCCTTTTTTACTTTTCAAACCTGGAGTTATACTCTGGACATCTATTTCGGCAAACTAAAACCGCTGAAGAGTTTTGTGGATTTCACCTTTTTCGTTTCTTTTTTCCCGCAGCTAGTAGCAGGACCTATTGTTCGTGCCAGTTATTTTATCCCTCAAATTCATAAAAAGTTAAGTTTAGATAAAGATACCATAGCTAAAGCCCTGATTTTGATCTTTTCAGGTTTAATTAAAAAAGGAGTTATAGCGGATTATTTATCGGTCAACTTTGTAGACCGCATTTTTGAAAATCCGGCGCTTTTTTCTGGCTTGGAAAATCTTTTAGGCGTTTATGCTTACGCTTTACAGATTTATTGTGATTTTAGCGGTTATTCCGATATTGCCATTGGATTGGCAGCACTATTGGGTTTTTCTTTACCGGTAAACTTTTTAACTCCATACAGGGCAAGTTCTGTAACTGACTTTTGGCGGCGTTGGCATATTTCTCTTTCCACTTGGTTGAGGGATTATCTGTATATTCCTTTGGGAGGAAACCGTAAAGGTAAAGCCAGACAATATCTTAACCTGATGATAACTATGCTCTTGGGTGGTTTGTGGCATGGAGCATCCTGGAATTTTGTTGTTTGGGGTGGTATTCACGGTTTGGCTTTAGTTTTAGATAAGATGCTGTTACGCTTAAAGATAATGCAAACCAAAGTAATGAAAGTTATCGGCGTAATCGTTACTTTCCATTTTGTCTGTTTCGGATGGATATTTTTCCGTTCACCCGATTTTTCCCGCGCAGGAATGATGTTGAACCGCATTTTTACCGCTTTCAACGGAAGCATTTTCTGGCAGTGGCTAACTCAATATAGAATATGTGCTATTCTTATTTTAACCGGTTTTGTGTTTCACTGGATGCCTGATAGTTATAATAATGCTTTACAAAAAACGCTTAGTAAAGCACCTGTAATTTTACAGTCGTTGCTTTTGGCAATAGTGATTTGGATTTTATTCCAATTTCGCTCTGCTGAAATTCAACCTTTTATTTATTTTCAGTTTTAA
- the manA gene encoding mannose-6-phosphate isomerase, class I — MPYLIKPSLQNYSWGDTKYLQELIGEQQEIGKPLAEIWFGAHPKAPSLAITEKGEIPMDKLLQDMPENMLGTEQNIALPFLLKILAAAEPLSLQVHPDKQTAQNGFRKEEQEGIPLNDPKRSFKDPNHKPELICALTPFIAMCGFRPFEEIIRNFHILGIIEIWQKFSAFNKNPSKNTLRDLFSQILESESSQLEEVMHCLEIIQPKLSPKLKFTCQICKHLNEFYPLDSGIVSPLLLNTFTLQPGQAIFLDAGILHSYIQGAGIEIMANSDNVIRGGLTPKYISREILFAITRFETYLPQLIHPYMKINELVSYPTPAEEFYLSRLILEGTYILDNLHKPLLVFCFKGSFTTDDGFSLERGKAMFISFAERPVTLSGSADLFIASIP, encoded by the coding sequence ATGCCCTATTTAATTAAACCGTCCCTCCAAAATTATTCCTGGGGTGATACTAAATACCTCCAGGAATTGATTGGCGAACAACAGGAAATAGGAAAACCCTTAGCCGAAATATGGTTTGGAGCACATCCCAAAGCACCTTCCCTGGCAATAACCGAAAAAGGAGAAATCCCAATGGATAAATTGTTGCAGGATATGCCGGAAAATATGCTGGGAACGGAACAAAATATTGCCTTGCCTTTTCTCTTGAAAATTTTAGCTGCCGCTGAACCTCTTTCTCTTCAAGTTCATCCTGATAAGCAAACTGCCCAAAATGGCTTTCGTAAAGAAGAGCAGGAAGGAATTCCGTTAAACGATCCCAAACGCAGTTTCAAAGACCCCAATCATAAACCCGAATTGATATGTGCTCTTACTCCTTTTATTGCAATGTGCGGATTCCGACCTTTTGAGGAAATTATACGCAATTTTCATATTTTAGGCATAATAGAGATTTGGCAGAAATTCTCCGCCTTCAACAAGAATCCTTCTAAAAATACCTTGAGGGATTTATTCAGTCAAATTCTGGAAAGCGAAAGTTCACAACTGGAAGAAGTTATGCATTGCCTTGAAATAATCCAACCGAAATTGAGCCCTAAACTGAAATTCACCTGCCAAATTTGTAAGCATTTAAATGAATTCTATCCCCTTGATAGTGGCATAGTTAGCCCCTTATTACTCAATACTTTCACCTTGCAACCAGGTCAGGCAATTTTTTTAGATGCCGGAATTCTGCATTCCTATATCCAAGGAGCCGGAATTGAAATTATGGCTAATTCCGATAATGTTATCCGAGGAGGGCTTACTCCCAAATATATAAGCCGGGAAATACTTTTTGCCATCACCCGCTTTGAAACATACCTGCCCCAATTAATTCACCCGTATATGAAAATTAATGAACTGGTTTCATACCCTACTCCGGCAGAAGAATTCTATCTTTCACGGCTTATTCTGGAAGGAACCTACATTTTGGATAATTTGCATAAACCCTTGCTGGTCTTTTGTTTTAAGGGTTCTTTTACTACCGATGACGGTTTCTCGCTGGAAAGAGGTAAGGCAATGTTTATCTCTTTTGCGGAAAGACCTGTAACTCTATCCGGTTCTGCAGACCTCTTTATTGCGTCAATTCCCTGA
- the asnB gene encoding asparagine synthase (glutamine-hydrolyzing), with protein sequence MCGIAGIYCFSKEAVILDKKQDNFRKGKDNPVKNAVSFKQNVANAILLKEMTDVIKHRGPDDEGYLIKDKNGIRSFSGVDSPAEIQSVYPLFNVEIDSTFPAKGYSSVNPFKMGNFILGMGFRRLSILELKPIGHQPMYDKELGIAICYNGEIYNYLELKAELKAKGYKFFSNSDTEVIIKAYHFWGEDCVLHFNGMWAFSLWDERKNLLFCSRDRYGIKPFYYAVQDGVIYWGSEIKQLLLTPIDKKLNQAMIWRSMKINSFLVYDDETYWQNVHSLKPGHNLLAANGKIMINQYYDLDIANFESSHLAFEQAVQQYRNIFLDSISLQLRSDVEIGATLSGGMDSSAIVCSAVQKKGEPLKTFSSYYAFTPELDERKWMEKIVQKTSCTSFLVSPKAEDAIGWWGKLTYMNDLPLSAAFVSINAVMQEAHQQGIKVLLSGQGSDEISAGYRHSLYRYFADLIRGMQIGRLGKELPIYLKKDNKAFSKLGKIMLSTFLPESSLYNLEFCYYRFEPFNRAFTNEAEKNCGEQILKKIADIKASRLSNFLYNMMHNTSLQTLLHFEDRLTMANSVESRVPFLDYRLVDFVFSLPSQYKVQPPYTKVIHRFAMKDLIPEEIYYRQDKGIFSSPFYQVWMKQELKPFISDIFASSAFRQRGIWNLPKINHYWHKYLAGDNKQVEMLFNVIALELWFRQYVDKPSGGY encoded by the coding sequence ATGTGTGGAATAGCAGGTATCTACTGTTTTAGTAAAGAAGCAGTTATTTTAGATAAGAAGCAGGATAATTTCAGAAAAGGAAAGGATAACCCGGTTAAAAATGCGGTTAGTTTTAAGCAAAATGTTGCAAATGCAATTCTATTAAAAGAAATGACGGATGTAATCAAGCATCGGGGTCCTGATGATGAGGGCTATTTAATTAAGGATAAAAACGGAATTAGGTCTTTTTCGGGAGTAGATTCACCAGCAGAAATACAATCAGTATATCCTTTATTCAATGTTGAAATAGACAGCACTTTTCCTGCTAAGGGATATTCTTCGGTTAATCCTTTTAAAATGGGTAATTTTATTTTGGGAATGGGTTTCAGGCGCTTGAGCATTTTGGAATTAAAACCTATTGGGCATCAACCGATGTATGATAAAGAACTTGGCATAGCTATTTGCTATAATGGTGAAATATATAATTATCTGGAACTAAAAGCAGAGCTTAAGGCAAAGGGCTATAAATTTTTCAGCAATAGCGATACAGAAGTAATAATTAAGGCGTATCATTTTTGGGGTGAGGATTGTGTGCTTCATTTTAACGGAATGTGGGCATTTTCCTTGTGGGATGAAAGAAAAAATTTGCTTTTTTGCAGTCGTGATCGCTATGGCATTAAACCTTTTTATTATGCTGTTCAAGATGGCGTAATATATTGGGGCAGTGAAATTAAACAGCTTTTGCTTACCCCTATAGATAAGAAATTAAACCAAGCAATGATTTGGCGTAGTATGAAGATAAATTCATTTCTGGTTTATGATGATGAGACCTATTGGCAAAATGTTCACTCTTTAAAACCGGGGCATAACTTGCTTGCAGCCAATGGCAAGATTATGATCAACCAATATTATGACTTGGATATTGCCAATTTTGAAAGCTCCCATCTTGCTTTTGAACAGGCAGTTCAGCAATATAGAAATATCTTTCTGGATTCTATATCCTTACAACTTCGCAGTGATGTAGAAATTGGAGCTACCTTATCCGGAGGAATGGATTCTTCGGCAATTGTTTGTTCTGCAGTGCAAAAAAAGGGTGAACCTCTAAAAACCTTTTCTTCCTATTATGCTTTTACACCGGAACTGGATGAACGCAAGTGGATGGAAAAAATCGTGCAAAAGACCTCCTGCACTTCTTTTTTGGTTAGTCCTAAGGCAGAAGATGCCATTGGCTGGTGGGGAAAATTGACTTATATGAATGACCTTCCCTTATCTGCAGCTTTTGTATCTATCAATGCAGTGATGCAAGAAGCACATCAACAAGGAATTAAGGTTTTGCTTTCGGGGCAGGGTTCCGATGAAATTTCTGCCGGTTACAGACATTCTTTATACCGTTATTTTGCCGATTTGATTAGGGGTATGCAAATTGGCAGATTAGGGAAAGAACTGCCTATCTATTTGAAAAAAGATAATAAGGCATTTTCCAAACTGGGAAAAATAATGCTTTCCACTTTTTTACCGGAGTCATCACTTTACAATCTGGAGTTTTGTTATTACCGCTTTGAGCCCTTTAATCGTGCTTTTACAAACGAAGCCGAAAAAAACTGCGGCGAACAAATTCTGAAAAAGATTGCGGATATTAAGGCATCACGGCTTTCCAATTTCCTGTATAATATGATGCATAACACTTCCCTGCAAACATTGTTGCATTTTGAAGACCGCTTGACTATGGCAAATTCTGTGGAAAGTAGAGTTCCTTTTCTGGATTACCGTTTGGTGGATTTTGTTTTTTCTCTGCCGTCACAATATAAGGTTCAGCCACCTTATACCAAAGTAATTCACCGTTTTGCAATGAAAGATTTGATTCCGGAAGAAATATATTACCGGCAGGATAAAGGCATTTTTTCTTCGCCCTTTTATCAGGTCTGGATGAAACAGGAATTAAAACCTTTTATTTCCGATATTTTTGCCAGCAGTGCATTTCGCCAAAGAGGAATTTGGAATTTGCCCAAGATTAATCATTACTGGCATAAATATTTGGCAGGAGACAACAAACAGGTGGAAATGCTATTCAATGTTATCGCTTTGGAACTTTGGTTCAGACAGTATGTAGATAAACCTTCAGGAGGATATTGA